TAGGTTTCCAAAAATGATCCTCGCCTTCAGTTTCATGCATGCAAGAGCTGCAgccatcttctctgctgtcactcGGTTTCGGGCTGTGGCGGAGAAAGTCATCTCCTTGGGCCAGCGGACAGTCAACTCACACCTCTTTAGCTTCCCTCCTGTTGTTCTGACCTTCATTAGTTCCTGTAAATATAGAGTGTGAGTAGTTTAAAACTCAAGTAGGATCCAGAGTGTTTACTTTTCATAGTTTAAATGATGAGCGGCTACCAACCCTCATTCTGTTGGATGATGTGGCCACCTGAATGACCCTGGTGAGGAGTGACTTAGGTTGTGGAAACAGGGAAAGAGCTTCATCTATTTTGGAGGTTTCTTCTCTTGGTGGTAGCCATTGCTTTGGTTCATCTGCTTTCATTCTAGACACATGGACAGTTTCTGCCCAAATGCCATTGTTATCACTGTCAAGAGCTGAAGACAGTGGCCGTCTGCCTCTGCCAGCTCTCGCAGGGAGCTGATTATTTGGACCGATGACACCCATTtcctgcacaaaaacaaagagggtGAGGGAGAAAATGACCAACAATCACTATGCATTAATAGGTCAGGAGGGAAATTATGAAAATactaattttttattattactatcattattatttctcACAGTGATTGCAGCTTACTTTGAGTCTGAgacaagcagcagctgcagcacatcgCTCTGCATCGATCTTCCTAGAGGCAAGACCCTCCTCTTCAATCTTGCAGGGCCACAGTAGTGTGACAGTGGCTCTCTACAGAAACAAAgttacaaaacaaaagtcaattCAGTCACATTATCTCTCTAGAAACCCCATCTCTTAATGACCTTTATCCTGACCTTGACACCCGCATCTTCCGTGCAAGTGTACTGGATGTACTGGGACAGGTCCTGGACTCCCAGAGAACGCGAGATGGTGTTATTCAAGAGACCTTTAGGATCTGGAAAGTCCTTCAAGAGTTTTGAGCCAGCGTTACCTAAACAGTAGAGGGTCAAACAAAGCGAGATCATGGTTATTTTATTTCCACTACACCCTTAGAATTTGCTGTAAAGGAAGATCCCGGAATAGAAGCACAAATGAGGTGTTTTTACGTGATGGGTGTCCTTGAGGTTGAGCACTGAGAGGGCTGTCACCTGTTAGCTAAGTTAGCTAACGACTGCTTTCACTCACCTCCTTCAGCCTGGACATGTGACGCACCGTCGTCGTGAAGGCCTCGAGCTTTTGTCATGTACCACCGCATTTCTCTGCTCCAGCCCAACgctgttttctctcctgtaTGAACACATTTAGCAATATTGCACAGCGCCCTGAGACGCACGAGTGATATACCGGCATGCGCCATATTAAACCACAACTTCTTCTTTTGCGGCGATGCGCTGACGTACACAGCGCGTGTTTACAGCGACACCCTTTGGCTAGGAGTGTAAATtggtattttgttttataaattcATCTTCTTGTCGAGTTGCATTGatattaaaataacacaaatatttaattgaTATAtgttcattaatttgaaaaaagaaactcaaaaaatACCCGATTTTCTGAAGCCATGAACTAATAATTTGCGTAACTTAATGTTCACAATAATTGGGGACATTGGGACTCATGTTGAAACAAAACCTGTCAAAAACATGATTTCAAAGCTGTTATTTAACAAATTAAGCTACATGACTCGGTTAAATTGACACATAGATTTAGGGCATTTGTTAAAATCCCCCAATAATCAAGTTACTCTTCTATATTTCAAAGCTcttaataaacaaattaaaggGATTTTATACCTGAATTTCCTAATAATCAGTCATCAGATTAAGATTGAATAggttcctttttcttttcctcactggtttttgacttttctgtcgGTACACGGAGGCTCTGCCACCTGGAAAATACGAGGCAAGCTCTCAGGCTGTGTCTGGTTTGGTCTGGACTGCTGCCCATAAATATCTCTGCATAATCAGCCAGTTCTTCTGGATGAATGAGAGATGAAACCGGTACTCATCTTCCTCCTGATTGTTACAGCTGGTGAGTTTCATATTCACATGAAGTGAATATGAAACAATCACGTATCATTAAGACAGTAAATATGTCCATGAAAAAGGTGTCTAGACCCTGAGAATTTTTGTCAAAGAGCAGCTGAGTGAATATAAgttttgtgaatgtaaatgaacaAGTCAGCTGTAGAAAAACAGGCCTTCTGCACACGTAAACAGACTCTgagcaaattttaattttgctgttttttctgtgAAGCACACAACCAGCCCTGCTACGTCACACTCGGGTCGTCTCTATTGTAAGACTTCTTGCCAAGTCTGCCATCACTTGTCTCATGCGGGGACAAGTGCTCTATTGTGTAAATCAGAATGTTTCATTACTCTAAGACCTGAAGAATAATGAGATGAGCTGTTACATAATTTTCTCTTTAGCCAGTCTTCAGGCGACCACGCGACAGCAGACCCTGCTTCCTGTGGTGGATCACACTATCTGAAGCCAAAGCCACTGGGAATGGGGGAACAATAAACTGCATAATGACACTTTGATAGATTTGTCTTGTATTCCATCAAAATATATACAGATTATAAGAAACAAATGTTATAATGAGTTTAAACAAtgtttgaaaacactgaaaggacaggacaaagacaaaccaagacaTACTTTAGCGTTGAACATTTAAGTATCTGATGTGGAAACACAAAGGCGTACTGCATATTTTTACTTATGTGAAATGACCAAGGACTTTATTATGGACATATCTAGAAGTAAATTAACTGTATATGGTTTGTGTATAATTTCTTGAATATTCAAAAACAACTGACTGAAGTAAAATTGAAGATAAATTTGAACATAGCATGATGGTTGACTGATAAACTTCATCAGTTCATCCCAACAACCCACCATTTGACAACCCATTACAACAAGCCACATCAGTCATTACAACAGGTCATCGTGAGTCTGAAGGTGTCCAGGTGAAGAAGTTGATTCCCTGCAGCTCCTCGGGTAGGTATTCTTGCTCTACGGGGCCACTGAAGGCTGGGTTGTATTTGTAGCCTTTAGAGTAGCCCAGTTGTTTCATCAGCTTGGTGGGGGCATTGCGAAGGTGCAGGGGGACAGGAGGCAGGGGGCCTTTGTGGTTCCTCAAGCAGGCCTTCACATTAGCATAGGCTTTATAGATGTCCACGCACTTGGGTGCTCGTGCCAAATAGACTGCACACTGAGCAAGGATCACCTGTTGAGTAGCgggtaaaagaaagaaatggcaACGGAGGTGAAGATTGACTGAAAATTAGATGTTTAGACTGAGGACTCGAAACCATCACTGACTGGTTAACTAATCCTACCTCACACTCAGGCATCCCAATGAAATGACAGGCTTGGAAGGCTGACACAGCCTGAGGAAGAGCTGAGGGATCTGCCAGACCTGAGACAGATACATGAGACAAGAGAAGGAGGCCATCCAGTCAGACTGCATTAAAAGAAACTTTTCTTACtcatcatcttttctttccaATTTTCTGTATCTTTTCTGTAATAAAGCAGGACAAGCTGTTAAATATGGTCACATCTAATAAGCAGCTGACCGGTCAGAAAATATCTGAAGTCTTCAGGTTCAGCAGACAATGTTAAAAAGTGCTTGTTCTGAAAATTGGAATAACAAGTGCAAAATAAGGTTAATTAATACCTTTAATAAGACTAcattacacacaataaaactaaataaatttaCACATCATGAAGTCAAAATGAATCAAAGAGCTAACTGTACTAAAATAATTTAtgactatttttgattttctttttattcacttttttttccaattaaaacattaaattaattaaatgtaattaaagaaaTCAATCACAAAACTTTGGCataaaaaaatgcttcaaaagCCAGCATTCACTTTTAGCCACAAGCTGGGATTTAGTCATTTTATCAGTTTGGTATTCATTTCACTTACCCACGTCCTCGCTGGCAAAGCGAACCAGTCTGCGAGCCACGTACAGGGGGTCCTCACCGCCCTCCAGCATGCGGCCCAGCCAGTACAGAGATGCATTCTCATCGGAGCCTCTCATGGACTTATGCAGTGCTGAGATACAGTTGTAATGCTCTTCACCTTTcagcaacacagacaaacattttcatacagCATTCTTCAGGTGACGTCTCCCATTTTTGACAACATAACAAAAATGTGATCAGACCATATAAAGACATAATGAAGGGAAGGATAGTGTCTCCATTAAGGTCATTAGTAAAGCAGGGCGGGGAGCAGTAAACCTCGATCTTTCGGGACAGCTGATGAGTTATGTAACAGGACAGGGTGGAGGGCAGATGTAGTCTCAGATGGGATGAGTGAGCTATCCATGGATACTCAGGGGGAGAGCGGTGGAGTGAGAAAGTGTAACTGACTCGGGGAAACTAGGGGAAAgagtaaataaatgtgtgtattgtgATACCCTTTAGCAAACACGCACGCATGCAGACAACAAACACTTGGCAACTCCTAAGTGACCATAAGCACGGCTATAAACACTCCCAAGTTGCATGCGTTGTAGAAGTTCTTCCCCTCTTATCATTCAATGAAATTCAGACGAAAGCCTCCTGACAGGACAGTGATTAGAGTTTCTGGGAAGTAATATGATACACCTTTTAATGTCAAAACCTGGAGTTATTCAGATCTTATTTAAAGTGAAGCTATAGATGGCAGGTGTTATGCTGAGACTTCCTGAGATGATTTATTGCTGTGGATTTGTAAAATATGCAGCAATGTGTTAACACAGGAATACTGTTGTGAACTGTGTGAAAAGGTCCCTTTAACGTCTTGATTATACTGAAACTATCTTTGATCCAGGACTACTACTGCATGAATCCTCTTTGATCTGAGGCACTTGTACCTTTGCCATATTACAGACCACCATCCACCTATTCTCAACAAGCTCGAGCCTGTGGGCTGAATCGTTGAAAAAATAtgacatgatgacaaaaaaatgtaatttctttacaaaaaaagCTGGTAATCATGGATTATTGTGGAATCACAgaataatggattttttttcttatagtCTCTTATAGCCATCATTAGCAATACTTTAGTAATAATAGAGataaatgcatattttacaacaaatatTATAAGACACTTGGTGCTTTGGAAAATCTAGGGCTGCACAGGGCACCTCTCAAATCACTGGGATTCAAAAGGGATTACTTtgcttgacaaaaaaaaactaacactgacaaaacaggAACATCTGGGCTTACCAGCTTTATCATACAGAATATGGGACCTCTGAAGACCTTCCTTAATGTGCTCCTCCTTCACCAGTATTTCCTGAGAACTTTCTCGTCCTAACGAGGCGGTCCGGGCCAAGTTCACCTGAGCCTGAACAGCCAGCTGCAGACTATTGAGTCCTGTTCTTGCGTCACCATCGCAAAGGTAGGCTATGGTGTCCAGAGCTTTTTGTTCAATGAAAATCTTTGGCCTAGGGCGAGAGTAACATATATAGGTTACAGTGTATCAACGTCAATAACTTTAAATATATAATCTGCTTTTTTTGTAAAGAGGCAATATAAAGGGAACAAAATCCCCTGAATGAATAGTGACAACAGATATTTCACAACAAATACCAAGTCAGTAACTACACATAAAATAAGGACGACTTAACATTTGATGGATGTATTTTGCCAATGGTATAAGTTAATTATGTTGATGTCGCATCAGTGGCCTATTCGAAAAACATGTATTCACTCTTCTTCGcccaagattttttttccatgttggTGTCTTGCATTACTCTGATACAACAAtcacagaaagaaagtgagTGATTCTGCTTATCACTTATGAGTTTattgtaaatgtatttcttgTCCAAGTCTGGATCCTGGAGGAGCGATGGCTCATGTCGTTTACATGTTTTAGTCTGTTGCTCTGAAATTAAGTTGCTCCTGAGTGGGTTAGCTGGGTAGCGTAGGTTACCATGCTAATATAGACCTGATAAAAGTGAGCCAGTATTGACACAAATATTCGATTGTATCTCTGGAGTTCATCAGCACATACCATCTGCAGATCTGCAGCCAGCAGTTAACAGCTGTCTCACTCTACACAACTCATTTGCAAATTCTTTTCTGTCAACATATCAGACCAGACCCAAGCTTAAGGGATTTGCTGTGTGGCTCCAACAACCACTCATACACTCCCCCCATTTATTATCTAACTGAACCCACTAAGCCAGgacaggaacaaaaaaagagacCAGTCCTCCCACTCAAACCAAAGGATTTTGAGTTACAGGGTCTCACCCAGTTTGACACTGAGGACTCTGTCCCCAGTGAAGCACTTACTCGTATGCATCTGATTGGTCTTGATCTTTGGGATATGTTGCATCTCCTCCTAGGACCTTGATCCCCAGTGCGGCCACTGCCCTGTTAAGGATCGACGCCATTGCGTCCACAGAGAGCTTCTCCAGAACCAGCACCCTGCACCTGCTCAGCAGGGCAGAATTCACCTGGAAGGAGGGATTTTCTGTGGTTGCCCCGATCAGAGTTACCGTCCCGCACTCCACATGAGGAAGGAAGGTGTCctatagatacacacacattgagaGTGGGGAAAGCAGACATCACAGCAAACTGAAGATAATGACTAACTCTGAAATGACAAGTT
This portion of the Scatophagus argus isolate fScaArg1 chromosome 13, fScaArg1.pri, whole genome shotgun sequence genome encodes:
- the wrnip1 gene encoding ATPase WRNIP1, coding for MANEMTATAPDSVQCPVCFKEFTAAEINGHLDVCLLNSVTDSSPSTTDESEPPLKKSRIRAEAVPPTPTVNKTVAGSSSMASKPSSAVFSLFQTNKSKVSVQSERSGSFSSKQTTVTAANKGIKRNLPSEAEPGSISTENQPSGSNKHTLKSTNDLSPQTLLTINKPLADILRPDTLEEYFGQSKVVGQQTLLRSLLDAHEIPSVILWGPPGCGKTTLAHIIASNSKKKGTARFVSLSATSASTNDVREVIKQAQNELRLCKRKTILFIDEIHRFNKSQQDTFLPHVECGTVTLIGATTENPSFQVNSALLSRCRVLVLEKLSVDAMASILNRAVAALGIKVLGGDATYPKDQDQSDAYEPKIFIEQKALDTIAYLCDGDARTGLNSLQLAVQAQVNLARTASLGRESSQEILVKEEHIKEGLQRSHILYDKAGEEHYNCISALHKSMRGSDENASLYWLGRMLEGGEDPLYVARRLVRFASEDVGLADPSALPQAVSAFQACHFIGMPECEVILAQCAVYLARAPKCVDIYKAYANVKACLRNHKGPLPPVPLHLRNAPTKLMKQLGYSKGYKYNPAFSGPVEQEYLPEELQGINFFTWTPSDSR